The genomic stretch TCTCTAAAATCTTCTTCTGATAATGATGTAGTGTCACTAcaaaatacaataaaaaataCACAACTAATATTTGTAATAGTAAAGAAACACAACAAATACTATAATTTTTGTTGATTAATATAAAAAATAGTAATACAACACAAATATTTATCATTAAAGCATAAAAAAAACACAAGATAAATATTTGAACGGCAAAATAAATCCGCTTCAAATCAAATGCAAATATAAATCAAATAAATTTTTCATTAAATAATAACAAGAAAGTTTGCACAAAGATAATTAGACGATGATGTTATAGAGCTAGATCCATAATCCATTACGATATAAGAAATATAATATTTTATTGATATGATAATAAGGTATACATGAGAACAATGCTATAACAACACAACATAAGCCATATATAATAATTCAAACACGTTTAAAGGAAGTGAGGTTCCTTAAGTGCTTCAATGGCTGATCCGACACAGCAGCTTCATAATTGTTAGAAGATGAACCGTCTTTGGCAGAAAGAGTGAGGTGGTAGTTGGTCCCTGCAACAACTTGTGATTCACCTTTGATAAGTTTCTCAAACTCCAATGTTGCTCCTTTTTGCTTGTTGTACTCGACAACTGCGAAACGGGCTATTTCAATCACATATGGATCAGTGATGTTCTTTATGGGAGTCCAACCTCCTGGTATAGCTTGATTCAGAGTGGCAGAAGCAAACAAAATAAGGAAGAGGAGACTAAGGGATTGGAATCTCATGATGTCTGTTAACTTGAGAAATCAAGATGGTGTGAGTTAAACTCTGGTATGGAGGAGTAGTTATATATAATGTACAAAAGGTATGCCATGTTTGGTGATATGCTCTTTTATTCATTGAATTAAATCAAAAATTTCATTTGATTTTATTTcatgaaaataaaacaattttttttgacCAACTAAATAAAATCTCtttaataatatataatatttaataAACCTACAATTAGTTTAATAGAAAAGTATGGTCAAAAGTATTATATTTAATGTCATTCAAGGAAAATGTTGTCAAAAGTATTATAAATAATGTTATTCTAAAAAATGTCATACAATGtttctgtttttttttatatatattatttatataaaacatttgtataataggttgttctatgtttttgattttatcttaataaatgataaaattatttttttttcaattttttaagTAATAATGATAAATATTTTCTCCTATATTTTATAATTTGACATACACTTTCTTTCTTTGTCTCAATGAAATATTTATTCCTTgtttaatttaatatttattagTGACAAAATATTTGTTTCGTGCCATTTAATTTATTAGTACAAATTATATAATTCTAAAAATATAGAACAATTACTTTTTttacaataaaaataaatagtcaatatttattattaataaataacaAAATAGGAGACAAAAATTTATCATTCATGTATAAAAAAGGGCAAGACAATCATTTTTTGTTAATATAAAAAAATGGGACACAAATATTTATTGTTGATGCATAAAGAAATATGTGACAAATATTTTTCATCGATACacaaattaattaataaaatgtAAGTTCAAGAAAAGGAAACATGTTTTTAACCTATAGGTGAAAATTGAATACTGTATCATCATATAAATAACCCGGTTTAAATTTCTTTGGCCcataaaaaaataatgaaaaaataaAGGGAATATAAACCATTAAATTCAAGATGTGTGTGACTGAAATGGAGGAGGGTCTCCTTACCTTTTGTTGGCTCAAAAGGCAAACCACATGATCCATGAGTACCAAAGACCAAGAACTAGGGTTTTGCGCATAAGTAAATATCATGATTGTAATATTTATGAACCATGGTCCCAAGCAATAAGAATTAAGGTTTCACCCCTTGATTCCATATTGATTGCACCACCACAATCTCTAGGGCTTGATCCTCAAGCAAACCCTAGCTTTTGTCAGGTATAAAATAAATAACCACAAACTTTGAATCTATAATGTATGTTTGAGAGTGCtaacatgaatgaatgatgcataCGTATTTGATATGAATGAGTACAGATGAATCTCAAACCAAACGTCAGATGAAAAGTAaaaaggggagggcaaattttggggtatgacagttgcccctatttaatcatcttaaaCCTGAATGCGCGAATTGCGACACCTTTTCGggtattcaaggtagaagaggattaaataccaaAATATTCGAAAATTTTCCCACTGAGAATGGTTGTAATGTGAGAAGGTAAGTGTATTGGGAATATGGAATGACAGGTAGACTTTTATAGCTTCATCTCTTGGGAATTGACTAAAATACTCTGTTGGGGAAATATATCAGTCGAAAAGGAAAAGCATGATATGCATGCTATATGGAATGTATGTTTAATTTTTCATAATACATGAAATTATGTATTCTACATAGAAACATGGGTTATTTTATGATAGATGAATGATATCCACAAGGGTAAGATTtttttggtgtagagtagactTCGACTCGCCGATAGCCGCACCAAAGAACATGTAATGAAGGAATGCTTTATGTTACCACCACTACTGGATATGTTCACTTGA from Lathyrus oleraceus cultivar Zhongwan6 chromosome 7, CAAS_Psat_ZW6_1.0, whole genome shotgun sequence encodes the following:
- the LOC127104812 gene encoding cysteine proteinase inhibitor 1; this encodes MRFQSLSLLFLILFASATLNQAIPGGWTPIKNITDPYVIEIARFAVVEYNKQKGATLEFEKLIKGESQVVAGTNYHLTLSAKDGSSSNNYEAAVSDQPLKHLRNLTSFKRV